From a region of the Streptomyces caniferus genome:
- a CDS encoding C40 family peptidase: MSPNALIPSHRKPRRSASSRALRAGVTGGFLTLAVTGATVPANAAQKPVSETQEMPTITTALATSAAKSADTAEQVAFNYERQALQESAFSKAAKAAEKHKAEAVKKAKAEAKKKAEEARKAKEAAQARASRSSERSTLSAPSSSSATGSTATLVSFLKAQLGKAYVLGATGSSAYDCSGLTQAAFKQVGIDLPRVSQDQSTAGTQVGLDNLQVGDLLYWGSAGSAYHVGVYVGGGKFIGAQNSSTGIVERPLDYDMPTGAVRVL, encoded by the coding sequence ATGTCCCCGAACGCACTCATACCCAGCCACCGGAAGCCCCGCCGTTCCGCGTCCTCGCGGGCCCTGCGTGCGGGCGTGACCGGTGGCTTCCTCACCCTCGCGGTGACCGGCGCCACCGTGCCGGCCAACGCCGCGCAGAAGCCCGTCTCCGAAACCCAGGAGATGCCGACCATCACGACGGCGCTGGCCACCAGCGCCGCGAAGAGCGCCGACACCGCCGAGCAGGTGGCGTTCAACTACGAGCGCCAGGCTCTCCAGGAGAGTGCCTTCTCCAAGGCCGCCAAGGCCGCCGAGAAGCACAAGGCCGAGGCCGTGAAGAAGGCCAAGGCCGAGGCGAAGAAGAAGGCCGAGGAAGCCCGCAAGGCCAAGGAGGCCGCGCAGGCCCGTGCCTCGCGCTCCTCCGAGCGTTCGACCCTGTCCGCCCCGTCGTCGTCCAGCGCCACCGGCAGCACCGCCACCCTGGTCTCCTTCCTGAAGGCGCAGCTCGGCAAGGCCTATGTGCTCGGCGCCACCGGCTCCTCGGCGTACGACTGCTCCGGCCTGACCCAGGCCGCGTTCAAGCAGGTCGGCATCGACCTGCCGCGGGTCTCGCAGGACCAGTCCACCGCCGGCACCCAGGTCGGCCTGGACAACCTCCAGGTCGGCGACCTCCTGTACTGGGGCAGCGCGGGCAGCGCCTACCACGTCGGCGTCTACGTCGGTGGCGGCAAGTTCATCGGCGCCCAGAACTCCAGCACCGGCATCGTCGAGCGCCCCCTCGACTACGACATGCCGACCGGTGCGGTGCGCGTCCTCTAG